Proteins encoded by one window of Cheilinus undulatus linkage group 13, ASM1832078v1, whole genome shotgun sequence:
- the LOC121519848 gene encoding glutamate decarboxylase 1-like, whose amino-acid sequence MRMRINKGSEGFGSQVNKCLENAEYLYDRLQRRSDFELVFRHKPEHSNVCFWYIPPSLRGVPPGPDRDTRLHQVAPRIKGRMMEKGSVLIGYQPLEDKVNFFRCVFSNPATQPEDVDFLLDEIAWLGHDL is encoded by the exons aTGAGGATGAGGATTAATAAG GGCTCTGAGGGTTTTGGATCTCAGGTCAACAAATGTCTGGAGAATGCCGAGTATCTGTATGATCGACTGCAGAGGAGGTCAGACTTTGAGCTGGTCTTCAGACACAAA CCGGAGCACAGCAACGTGTGTTTCTGGTACATTCCTCCCAGCCTGAGAGGCGTTCCTCCTGGACCGGACAGAGACACCAGACTCCATCAG GTGGCTCCACGGATCAAAGGTCGGATGATGGAGAAGGGCTCTGTTCTGATTGGCTACCAGCCGCTGGAAGACAAAGTGAATTTCTTCAGATGTGTTTTCTCCAATCCTGCCACGCAGCCGGAGGATGTCGACTTTCTGTTGGACGAGATCGCCTGGCTGGgccatgacctttga
- the LOC121520107 gene encoding beta-1,4 N-acetylgalactosaminyltransferase 2-like, producing MFYLVIFYNSCSEVTEDVIQLQQRPSTVPSRSAAATARPCTCVKGSMIFKDHFPEEEYAELASWRAKEIQKYKARTTSVLSELLLAAPNTPLQYPIQGFNARPLTPTLIPGLRLFPEQRKSYRVTLRASRGVLTTETPTADVDVLGDGKEMLMIESKNLDSLNYMLTKVSYQSIIYHVHTGDLVTVSYEHHKVVFPVTIKLPKVPVLFDTGKDINSQVTITTKTFIRYYNLRMLIKSIRGFYPNITIIIADDSFEPQPVTGENVRQYIMPPGQGWFAGRNLAVSQVMTKYFLWVDDDYEFTEKTKIEKMVEVMEANPELDVLGGSVTENRFFFSVIYEEGNEIEGGCLYRKSGGSFTPLPGFPGCYLVSGVVNFFLARTDSLQKSGFDPRLQRVAHSEYFIDGAGSLMVASCGDVIVGHQTTKSKEDAARYERYRNPGRDDWMFKDRLLFYKNNLKCMHWG from the exons ATGTTTTACCTGGTAATCTTCTACAACAGTTGTTCAGAAGTGACCGAGGATGTCATCCAACTCCAACAAAGACCCAG TACGGTTCCATCAAGgtctgcagcagcaacagctaGACCATGCACATGTGTTAAAGGATCAATGATCTTCAAAGACCACTTTCCTGAGGAGGAGTACGCTGAGCTGGCAAGCTGGAGAGCCAAGGAGATTCAGAAGTACAAAGCCAG GACAACGTCTGTATTGTCTGAACTGCTGCTTGCTGCTCCCAACACTCCTCTGCAGTATCCCATCCAGGGCTTTAACGCAAGACCTCTGACCCCCACTCTCATACCAG GTTTGAGGCTGTTTCCAGAACAAAGAAAGAGCTACAGG GTAACCTTACGAGCGTCCAGAGGAGTGCTGACCACTGAAACTCCAACTGCAGATGTTGATGTTTTAG GTGACGGTAAGGAAATGCTGATGATAGAGTCTAAGAACCTTGACAGCCTCAACTACATGCTGACGAAAGTATCCTATCAGAGCATCATCTACCACGTTCACACCGGAGACCTGG TGACTGTCTCATACGAACACCATAAAGTTGTGTTTCCTGTCACCATCAAATTGCCAAAAGTCCCAGTGCTTTTTGACACGGGGAAGG ACATCAATTCTCAAGTCACCATCACCACCAAAACGTTCATTCGCTACTATAACCTCAGGATGTTGATCAAAAGTATCCGTGGGTTCTACCCcaacatcaccatcattatCGCAGACGACAGTTTTGAGCCACAGCCAGTGACCGGGGAGAACGTTCGACAATACATCATGCCTCCAGGCCAG GGCTGGTTTGCAGGCAGAAACCTGGCGGTCTCTCAGGTTATGACCAAGTACTTTCTGTGGGTGGATGATGACTATGAgttcacagagaaaacaaagatcGAGAAGATGGTTGAGGTGATGGAGGCGAACCCAGAACTGGATGTG CTTGGTGGGTCAGTCACAGAGAACCGATTCTTCTTTAGTGTCATCTATGAAGAGGGAAATGAAATCGAAGGGGGCTGCCTTTACAGAAAATCAGGAGGAAGCTTCACACCCCTTCCTGGTTTCCCAGGATGTTACCTGGTCAGTGGGGTGGTTAACTTTTTCTTGGCTCGTACAGATTCTTTGCAGAAGTCAGGATTTGACCCGAGGCTCCAAAGAGTGGCTCATTCAG AGTACTTTATTGATGGTGCCGGCTCCCTGATGGTGGCCAGCTGCGGTGATGTCATCGTTGGCCATCAGACTACTAAAAGCAAAGAGGACGCGGCACGCTATGAACGCTACAGAAATCCAGGAAGAGATGACTGGATGTTTAAAGACAGACTTCTTTTCTATAAAAACAACCTCAAGTGTATGCACTGGGGATAA